From Laspinema palackyanum D2c:
ATAATCGTTTTATAAATTCCTTCTTTAAATCGAGTTAAAATTTCGTGACGTTCTTTCACCGGAGTTTGATGGGTGAGGGCGGGAATTAAAAAATCCTGGGAAATGCGATAAACTGTAGCATTATCTGCGGTAAAAATCAGGATTCGTTCGGGGGAATGTTGAGCCAGTAAATCCGCAAGAATCCGCATTTTTCCATCGGTGCCCAGGGCTATCTCCTTCGCTTCCCGGTGTGCTAACATGGCCCGACGTCCCGCAGGCGATCGCGCTGAAGCTTGGACAAAGTGCTGCCATCCTTGGAGACTGCCCAAAGCAATGTGAGATTGCTGTAAAAACTCATTGCGCGTTTTAATTAACCGATCGTAGCGATCGCGTTCTAACTTGGAGAGTTTAACTTTAATTTGGACAATTTCATGTTCTGCTAAAGCACCACCGGCTAAATCTTCCGCCGTTTTACGATAGACTTCCGGACCGATTAACTGAGTCAAATCCGCGTGTTTGCCATCCGATCGCTCAGGAGTCGCCGTTAATCCCAACCGATAAGGCGCAATGGAATATTCAGCGATCGCCCGATTAAAATCCGTCGGCAAGTGATGACACTCATCAAACACAATCGACGCATAGCGATTTCCCAACGCCTCCGCATGGATCGCCGCACTGTCATACGTTGCCACCAAAATCGGACTTTTATCCCGAGAACCGCCCCCCAATAACCCCACCTCCACATCGGGAAACGCTGCTGCCAGATGCGCGTACCACTGATGCATCAAATCCAACGTCGGCACCACAATCAGGGTCGTGCGCGGAGTCGCCTGCATCGCCAACTGGGCTAAATACGTCTTCCCTGCCGCAGTCGGCAACACCACCACTCCCCATCGTCCCGCCTGTTTCCATGCCGTCAGCGCCTCTTCCTGATGTTGATAAGGCGGCATCTCAAAACTCGGGACCAACTCCAGAGGTCCAAACCCCTTCGCCTCATCAATAAATTCCGTCCCCTCCGCTTTGAGCGCCTCAATCAACGGACGATAGTCGATCGCACGCACGCGAAACTTTTCCACCCGTTCATCCCAAGTGGCAAAATCAATCCACCCTTTCCCTCGCGGTGGTGGATGCAGCAACAAAGTTCCCCGGTCAAACGTAATCGTTGGTATGCGGCCCATCAGTTCATCAAGTGTTCTATCTCTCACCCATTGTACTAGAGCGTCGCTATCCCATGAAATCCCCGGGAAAATATTACCGTAGTAGAGTAGGGTGGGCACTGCCCACCGACTGGAGGTGGGCAGTGCCCACCCTACCATGATTGCTACATTTATTGTCAGAATGATGGAGGTTCGCTCTATTAACCCACCTGCCGACAACTGATGCTTTAGTCTTCTATTTTATACCCCAATTCAGCCAATTGAATGCGAGATTGTCGCCAATTGGGTTGAACTTTGACAAAAATTTCTAAATAGACTTTACCCTCAATGAGTTTTTGCATTTGTTCTCGGGCCGCTGATCCGATCGCTTTGAGCATTTGTCCACCTTTGCCAATAATAATTCCTTTTTGAGAGGGACGTTCTACATAAATAGTTGCTAAAATCCGGGTTAAATCCTTTGTTTCTTCCATGAGATCTAGGCTGATGGCCACCGAGTGAGGCACTTCTTCTCGGGTTAAATAGAGAATTTGCTCTCGAATCAGTTCGCCAATGATAAAGCGTTCCGGGCGATCAGTGACTAAATCTGGAGGATAGTAATAAGGGCCGGGTTCTAAACGTTCGCCCAGTAAGGTTAATAAATCCTCTAGTCCTTCTCCAGTCGTAGCTGAGAATCTGGCGACTGGCCAATGGAGATTTTCTGCAAGTTCCTGATAGCTGCGATCAATGACTTCTACATCTCGCGGACGGGATAAATTAGACCGTAAGTCAATTTTATTCAGACCTAGAATAACCGGCGTTTTTGTTTGGGTGAGC
This genomic window contains:
- a CDS encoding DEAD/DEAH box helicase, which produces MGRIPTITFDRGTLLLHPPPRGKGWIDFATWDERVEKFRVRAIDYRPLIEALKAEGTEFIDEAKGFGPLELVPSFEMPPYQHQEEALTAWKQAGRWGVVVLPTAAGKTYLAQLAMQATPRTTLIVVPTLDLMHQWYAHLAAAFPDVEVGLLGGGSRDKSPILVATYDSAAIHAEALGNRYASIVFDECHHLPTDFNRAIAEYSIAPYRLGLTATPERSDGKHADLTQLIGPEVYRKTAEDLAGGALAEHEIVQIKVKLSKLERDRYDRLIKTRNEFLQQSHIALGSLQGWQHFVQASARSPAGRRAMLAHREAKEIALGTDGKMRILADLLAQHSPERILIFTADNATVYRISQDFLIPALTHQTPVKERHEILTRFKEGIYKTIIASHVLNEGVDVPDARVAILLSGTGSTREYIQRLGRILRKGTQKNKRAILYEVVAEDTAEEGTSQRRRGLAKTTPQTPKTGPETPGSKPQPLKLLPGSSSPNPAPTPIYGVGKASRKKAAERASEWGEKQRKSSEHSEQVSSQDYPENEFPKNTSESDEGSDNYPR
- the era gene encoding GTPase Era, whose amino-acid sequence is MIFLGGTTLNPSDFSVIPEPPAGFKSGFIGIIGRPNVGKSTLMNHLVGQKIAITSPVAQTTRNRLRGILTTPEAQFIFVDTPGIHKPHHQLGKVLVKNAIGAISTVDILLLMVDGSVEAGGGDRFITEMLTQTKTPVILGLNKIDLRSNLSRPRDVEVIDRSYQELAENLHWPVARFSATTGEGLEDLLTLLGERLEPGPYYYPPDLVTDRPERFIIGELIREQILYLTREEVPHSVAISLDLMEETKDLTRILATIYVERPSQKGIIIGKGGQMLKAIGSAAREQMQKLIEGKVYLEIFVKVQPNWRQSRIQLAELGYKIED